A single Drosophila ananassae strain 14024-0371.13 chromosome 3L, ASM1763931v2, whole genome shotgun sequence DNA region contains:
- the LOC6494340 gene encoding cell surface glycoprotein 1, giving the protein MAETINNKPTIQIRSGLPSPLPDKSPSPATKLLLNHGKPNFTISRKEENGNGNVSPQPSSNNNYNAYRSANNNVTTANTNKFIVGTKFNGVFKPSNGLANGNGTSEAENEAAKVVLRRPKLAASPPPAEGEDENVPEFIRRQRRIQERLAKENVLDFENRRSGYFTHVMISPDSPNRTSFVETMASPAIVPALEIPAPVTEQVQEEKEQEEPQPVPVAAAVTSALITEPEPEPVVSNGHSEVVATNGHSEVAPEEVAKAIEEVNKAVAGEEDDKPEAEPVEEVVPATPTSTPVPVDAQVEVVEPVQNGVSTPTEEPTTNGQTEEAVPTTNGQKEEAAPTQNGQKEEEAAPTQNGQKEESAPTENGEKKVEEAITISHTNGQTNDGPSIPAPDPSGALGVNYEPKTVVSFSQELGGGENNYPDTVKVVSDAPAEAGADGELKELTKLKFDIKSDDQNEVQVTPVLRAE; this is encoded by the coding sequence ATGGCCGAGACAATCAACAACAAGCCGACCATACAGATCCGCAGCGGACTGCCCTCGCCCCTGCCGGACAAGAGCCCCTCGCCGGCCACTAAGCTGCTGCTTAACCACGGCAAGCCCAACTTCACCATCTCCCGGAAGGAGGAGAACGGAAATGGAAACGTTAGTCCACAGCCGAGctccaacaacaactacaatgCCTACAGGAGTGCCAACAACAACGTGACCACCGCAAACACCAACAAGTTTATCGTGGGCACCAAGTTCAATGGCGTATTCAAGCCCTCCAATGGCCTCGCCAACGGCAATGGCACCTCTGAGGCTGAAAACGAGGCTGCCAAGGTCGTGCTGCGCCGCCCCAAGTTGGCCGCCTCTCCTCCACCCGCCGAGGGCGAGGACGAGAACGTTCCGGAGTTCATCAGACGCCAGCGACGCATCCAGGAGCGTTTGGCCAAGGAGAACGTTCTGGACTTTGAAAACCGGCGCAGCGGCTACTTCACGCACGTCATGATCTCACCGGACTCCCCCAACCGTACGTCCTTTGTGGAGACCATGGCCAGTCCCGCCATAGTGCCCGCCCTCGAGATCCCAGCTCCAGTCACCGAGCAGGTGCAGGAGGagaaggagcaggaggagccaCAGCCTGTTCCAGTGGCAGCTGCTGTTACCTCAGCCCTGATTACCGAGCCCGAACCAGAGCCGGTGGTCAGCAACGGTCACAGCGAGGTGGTAGCCACTAATGGACACTCCGAAGTGGCCCCCGAGGAGGTGGCCAAGGCCATTGAGGAGGTCAACAAGGCGGTGGCCGGCGAGGAGGATGATAAGCCAGAGGCTGAGCCCGTGGAGGAGGTGGTTCCTGCCACACCCACATCTACCCCGGTTCCAGTCGATGCCCAGGTTGAGGTAGTGGAGCCCGTGCAAAATGGTGTGTCGACTCCAACGGAGGAACCTACTACCAATGGCCAGACGGAGGAGGCCGTTCCCACCACCAATGGTCAAAAGGAGGAAGCAGCTCCCACCCAGAACGGTCAAAAGGAGGAGGAAGCAGCCCCCACCCAGAATGGTCAGAAGGAGGAGTCAGCGCCCACCGAAAATGGAGAGAAAAAGGTGGAGGAGGCCATTACCATTTCCCACACCAATGGCCAAACCAACGACGGTCCCAGCATACCCGCCCCCGACCCAAGCGGGGCTTTGGGAGTGAACTACGAGCCCAAAACTGTGGTCAGCTTCTCCCAGGAGCTGGGCGGCGGCGAGAACAACTATCCCGACACCGTGAAAGTGGTTAGTGATGCTCCTGCCGAGGCCGGAGCCGATGGAGAGCTGAAGGAGCTGACCAAGCTGAAGTTCGACATCAAGAGCGACGACCAGAACGAGGTCCAGGTGACGCCTGTCTTGCGAGCGGAATAG